One Actinosynnema pretiosum DNA segment encodes these proteins:
- the fmt gene encoding methionyl-tRNA formyltransferase, giving the protein MRLVFAGTPEPALPSLRAFLESDRHEVVAVVTRPDAPTGRGRKVERSPVAALADEHGVEVLTPAKAGDPDFLARLTELAPDLCPVVAYGALLPTKALAIPTHGWVNLHFSLLPAWRGAAPVQAAVRHGDDITGASTFRIVKELDAGPVFGVVTERVGERDTSGDLLGRLAESGARLLLSTVDGIEDGTLRAVEQSPEGVSHAPKIGVDDARLDFTTPATALDRLARAVTPEPGAWAEFRGERLKLGPVTPVEDPAEPLAPGQIKVERKRVLVGTATHPVRLGEVQAQGKKRMAATDWARGVRIEPGERIS; this is encoded by the coding sequence GTGCGCCTGGTGTTCGCGGGCACCCCGGAACCCGCCCTGCCCTCGCTGCGCGCCTTCCTGGAGTCCGACCGGCACGAGGTCGTCGCCGTCGTGACCCGGCCGGACGCCCCCACGGGCCGGGGCCGCAAGGTCGAGCGCTCGCCCGTCGCCGCGCTGGCCGACGAGCACGGCGTCGAGGTGCTCACCCCCGCCAAGGCGGGTGACCCGGACTTCCTCGCCCGGCTCACCGAGCTGGCCCCCGACCTGTGCCCGGTGGTCGCCTACGGCGCGCTGCTGCCCACCAAGGCACTCGCCATCCCCACCCACGGCTGGGTGAACCTGCACTTCTCCCTGCTGCCCGCCTGGCGCGGCGCGGCCCCGGTGCAGGCCGCGGTGCGGCACGGCGACGACATCACCGGAGCCTCCACCTTCCGCATCGTGAAGGAGCTCGACGCGGGCCCGGTGTTCGGCGTCGTCACCGAGCGCGTCGGCGAGCGCGACACCTCCGGCGACCTGCTGGGCCGCCTCGCCGAGTCCGGCGCGCGCCTGCTCCTGTCCACCGTCGACGGCATCGAGGACGGCACGCTGCGCGCCGTCGAGCAGTCCCCCGAGGGCGTCTCCCACGCGCCCAAGATCGGCGTGGACGACGCCCGCCTGGACTTCACCACCCCCGCCACCGCGCTCGACCGGCTGGCCCGCGCGGTCACCCCCGAGCCGGGCGCGTGGGCCGAGTTCCGGGGTGAGCGGCTCAAGCTGGGGCCCGTCACCCCGGTGGAGGACCCCGCGGAGCCGCTGGCCCCCGGACAGATCAAGGTCGAGCGCAAGCGCGTCCTCGTCGGCACCGCCACGCACCCCGTGCGGCTGGGCGAGGTGCAGGCGCAGGGCAAGAAGCGGATGGCCGCAACGGACTGGGCGCGCGGCGTCCGCATCGAGCCTGGAGAGCGCATCTCATGA
- the def gene encoding peptide deformylase: MTVQPIRLFGDPVLRTPAVEVTEFDVELRKLVKDLWDTMSDAGGAGLAAPQLGVGLRVFTYHCDGFAGHMVNPTFDVVGDETQDGPEGCLSIPGMSWDCVRHRQVVARGWNMHGDPIEVEGTDLLARCIQHETDHLDGVVFVDRLDEETRKRAMREIRQESWFGGNVPIIKQSPHPLFGGN; this comes from the coding sequence GTGACCGTCCAACCCATCCGCCTGTTCGGCGACCCTGTCCTGCGGACCCCCGCGGTCGAGGTGACCGAGTTCGATGTCGAGTTGCGCAAGCTCGTCAAAGACCTCTGGGACACCATGAGCGACGCGGGTGGCGCCGGGCTGGCGGCTCCCCAGCTCGGCGTTGGGCTCCGGGTGTTCACCTACCACTGCGACGGGTTCGCCGGGCACATGGTCAACCCGACCTTCGACGTCGTCGGCGACGAGACGCAGGACGGGCCGGAGGGCTGCCTGTCCATCCCCGGCATGTCCTGGGACTGCGTGCGGCACCGCCAGGTCGTCGCGCGCGGCTGGAACATGCACGGCGATCCCATCGAGGTCGAGGGCACCGACCTGCTCGCCCGGTGCATCCAGCACGAGACCGACCACCTCGACGGCGTCGTCTTCGTCGACCGCCTCGACGAGGAGACCCGCAAGCGGGCCATGCGGGAGATCCGCCAGGAGTCCTGGTTCGGCGGCAACGTCCCGATCATCAAGCAGAGCCCGCACCCCCTGTTCGGAGGCAACTGA
- a CDS encoding RNA polymerase sigma factor, whose product MMAAGSRQGAPPLESDAELWERGDRAAFSALFERHAEAVWNHAYRLTASWALAEDLTSSVFLTAWRKRAEVTLVRDSALPWLYSVAGNLARTEFRRVGRFRRALLRVPSPGVVPDHAEHVASAVDGERSLKRVLALLETMPKAEREAVELCLLGELGTAEAAELLGVAEVSVRSRISRARARLRAGAEEVR is encoded by the coding sequence ATGATGGCTGCTGGAAGCAGACAGGGGGCGCCGCCGTTGGAATCGGACGCCGAGCTGTGGGAGCGGGGTGACCGGGCCGCGTTCTCCGCGCTGTTCGAGCGGCACGCCGAAGCCGTGTGGAACCACGCCTACCGGCTCACCGCCTCCTGGGCGCTCGCCGAGGACCTCACCTCCTCGGTCTTCCTCACCGCCTGGCGCAAGCGCGCCGAGGTGACGCTCGTGCGCGACAGCGCCCTGCCGTGGCTGTACAGCGTCGCGGGCAACCTGGCGCGCACCGAGTTCCGCCGCGTCGGCCGCTTCCGCCGCGCGCTGCTGCGCGTCCCCTCACCCGGCGTCGTCCCGGACCACGCCGAGCACGTCGCGTCCGCCGTGGACGGCGAGCGCTCGCTCAAGCGGGTGCTCGCGCTGCTGGAGACCATGCCGAAGGCCGAGCGGGAAGCCGTCGAGCTGTGCCTGCTCGGGGAGCTGGGCACGGCCGAGGCCGCCGAGCTGCTCGGGGTCGCCGAGGTGAGCGTGCGCTCCCGGATCAGCCGCGCCCGCGCCCGCCTGCGCGCCGGGGCGGAGGAGGTCCGATGA
- a CDS encoding RNA polymerase sigma factor codes for MGPRRRTDRNRLAELFDRHAEDVWNHAYRLTGSWELAEDLTAQAFQAAGRRTAEAALRGDRALPWLLALTTRLPRPAAEDGAPAAPAALADLPRADREAAELCLLGELHPARAAEALGTTENDVRSAVDRARARLGQAEEER; via the coding sequence ATGGGCCCGCGACGACGAACTGACCGGAACCGCCTGGCGGAGCTGTTCGACCGGCACGCCGAGGACGTCTGGAACCACGCCTACCGCCTCACCGGCTCGTGGGAGCTGGCCGAGGACCTGACCGCGCAGGCGTTCCAGGCCGCGGGCCGCAGGACCGCCGAGGCCGCCCTCCGGGGCGACCGCGCGCTCCCCTGGCTGCTCGCCCTGACCACCCGCCTCCCCCGCCCGGCGGCGGAGGACGGCGCCCCCGCGGCGCCTGCCGCGCTCGCCGACCTGCCGCGAGCCGACCGCGAGGCCGCCGAGCTCTGCCTGCTCGGCGAACTGCACCCGGCCAGGGCCGCCGAGGCCCTCGGCACGACCGAGAACGACGTCCGGTCCGCTGTGGACCGCGCCCGCGCGCGGCTGGGGCAGGCGGAGGAGGAGAGATGA